In Novipirellula caenicola, the genomic stretch GGCATCCGTAAATTTGGATCCTTTCGTATCAGTGGGGTGCAGGTCGCGTGGGAAGAACATCCGTTTGAATGGATCGAAGCAAATCGCATGGGCATCTTGCGTGAATTTCAATCGGGCCCCTTCGTTTGGTTCATGAGCATCGTGACGATGGAACCGATTGCAGGCGGTGGCACGAAACTGAGCCATGAAATTCGCGTTCAACCTCGCAATCTGCTTGGCCGCGTGATGACGACCGTCGAAGCCGACTGGAAAGCGTTTCGCAATTTGAACCGTGTCTATTTGCGGATTGACAAATCGATTCAAAGTCGCAAACAAGGTCCGAAAATCGATCCGTTTGAATCCCCTCACTCCATTAGCACCGCTGATGCCGAGCGTTTGCAAAAACGACTTGATCGTTTGATCGATTCCGGCATCGATGCTGATTTGGCGAACGCGATCGGAGTCTATCTCAGCGAAGCTCCGCCCCAAACACTCGCTCAGATTCGTCCGATCAGCTTGGCACGGGAACTTGGTTTCGCTGCCGACGACACTGTCGACGCATGCTTGGTCGCCGCGTCGGTGGGGCTGCTGTCATTGCGGTGGGACGTTCTCTGTCCGACGTGCCGAGCGCCCGCGGCCACCCATCCGAATTTGTCGGCAATCCAAGACCATACTCACTGCGAAGCATGTCACGTCGCATTCCAATCCAACCGCGGCGATGCGATCGAGATGGTGTTTCGAGCCCATCCGGAAATCCGACGTGTTGATGACCAGAGCTATTGTATCGGCGGCCCCGAACATTCGCCGCACGTGGTCGCTCAGATTCGCATCGAAGCAGAGGAGATGTTTGAGCTCGAGTTACACCTAACCGAAGGCGATTACTTGCTTCGCGGCACGCGGCTTCCTCAAACCCAATCCATCCGAATCGAACAAGGACGCGGGGCAAGCGAATACACGACCAAACTGCTATCGCTCGGCCAATCGTCGCACATCCCTAAACTTCGCAGCGGCATCCAGCGAATCCAACTGATCAATGATGACACATCATTGCATGTGATCCGAATCGAACGAACGATCCCTCGCGACGATGTCGTCACGGCGGCCTCGGCATCGACGAATCAACGCTTTCGCAATCTGTTTCCCGATCAAGTTTTTGCCGATGACAACCCGATCACTGCCGAGCAGATGACGCTGTTGGCCACCACGATCCAAGACATCGAACCGCTTTACGCCAGCCTAGGCGATGCGGAGGTTTACAAGCGGGTGCACGAAATCCATCGGCGAATCGAACAGATCGTGCAGCTGCATCATGGCACGATTGCAAAAACGGTCGGCGAAAGCATGTTGGCGGCATTTGACCGCTGCGACCACGCCATCGCCGCGGCGCTGGAAGTCCAGCAATCGGAACAAAACCGAGAGCAATCGATTGGCATCGGCGTGCATGCCGGACGCACCTTGGTCGCGGTCGCCAATGATCGGCTCGACTATTTCGGCAGCACCGCACGCGCGGCGATGGCAATGCCCTCGATCGCTGGCGAAGACCTATTGCTGAGCGAAACCGTGTATGCCGATCCGCGGGTCATGCGTGAGTTCACCGCGATGCTGAGTCACGCGACCTACGAAAGTGTCTCGCTACCGGGATTGCCCCACCAACCGCTCGCCCGAATTCGCGGAAACGACAAGGGAATGGATCCAGTGAAACCGAAGCGGTGAATTCGGTGCGAGTGAATCGACTGGGATCTGGCGCTGGACAGCGAAAACGTTGGACGTGTCGTCGGATTGTGAGGGCAGTGCTCTACCGCCTGCTCACGCCAGCAGCTTACACATGATGTCATCGACATTAGGTAGCGGTACGGCGCGAGCCGTCCGGTTGCCGCGAATAAAACGTTCGGAATCGACCGAGCGGCTCACGCCGCTCCGCTACAAAAACCATCCGACTGGTGCCAAAGTCGATGGCATCCACCTAGCGACACTGGGGCTTGTCAATCATCGAATTGTCGTTCCCGAGCTAGACGTTCGTTCTCGGCGTCGATCTCGGCAATCTCTTGCAAGATTTCCTCTTGGGTTTTCACCTCCTTGGGTTGATTGACGGTGACTTCGTTCGAGCCACTGCAGCCAACCGTCGCGAACATGCAGCCTGCGAACGCGACGAGACATAATTGCCGGAAAGGTTTCACGTGTTTGCTTCCTGAATAAAAAGGGAGGGGGCGAGCATGAAAGAAGAGCAAATCGGCATTGGATTAAAACTCTTCGTCAATCGTTTCCTTCGCAGCTCGGCTGCCGAGCGCACCCCATAATCCATAAGGGCTTTTCGTTCCTGCGGCAGGACCGCCGGCCACTCCCACGGGACGCGAGTTCAAATTCCCCGTGTCGATGCTGGCGGTAACAAACTTCACCGCTCCATCGGCGACCAACACATGGCATCCTCCGGCGTGCCGGCTTGCCATCGTAAAGATTCCCCCGTTGCCGCTGGGGTTTGCGCCGCGTTGATAGCTCGGTGCGTTAGGTGGAAAGACGGTCGTCACGCCAGTGAAGATCGCGTCTCCGGCAACCCAATTGTTGCCTCGGGTTCGTCCCGAATCCGCATCGTAGGTCAAGTTGGTTGAGGCATCGTAGAACAGCGGTCGCTCAGGATCCACAAAACGGTCCCATCCGTTGGTTTTCGGATTATTGCGAGCCGCGGTATTGCCATGAGCACGATAGGCAACATCCGCTATCACTTCACGCGTCCCTTGCGACTTGACCATCTCTCCCATCGCAATCGTATTGCTTAGACCATCGAGGATGTCACGAAATCGAGTGTGTCGTTTGCTGATAAAAACGCCACGATGCTGTCCTCGATTGGATCCATTGTTCTTGTAATTGTTGATGTTCCAAAAACTGTCGCCCATCGAAAACCCGTAGTTAGTTTTCCCTTGCGGTGTGATCCCAACCGAACTTGGATCGCTGGGACACAACAGCGTGGGAATTTGGGTATTGAACGGCTGGTATTGATCGATCCAGTGCGGCGGGCCCATCGCTGGATAAGTGATCCCGGTCGCTGGATCGGTCCACGGATTCGAGATTTGATCCCACACCGCTTGCTGTTCCATAAACGGCGTCAAACCCGGAAACGCACTCTGACGCCCCTTGTTGGTCAACCCCGGCCCTCGCGTACCGCCTTTTTGCATCGGCAGGTTGTTGTAGGCGGAATGGTAATTGTGAAGTGCCAAGCCCAGCTGTTTGAAATTGTTGCTACAGCTCATCCGCCGCGCGGCTTCGCGTGCCGCTTGGACCGCAGGCAAAAGCAAGCCCACGAGGACTCCAATGATGGCGATCACAACGAGCAATTCCACTAACGTAAATGCCGTTTTGGCGCGTCTTGAATGTCTCATCGGAAAAGAACTCCTCGGAAAAGAAAAGAATCGTTTGCAATGAGATATCCGTATCGAACTCAGATCATTCCGGACAAAATATTAAAATTTGCGGATTTCTTTCCTGGAACGTGCGTCACTGAGCTTCCTGAGTTTCGCCGTGAAGCCCTCCGTCCCGAGCCGCAAACCGGCACAAAACTTCTAATTCGCTCCGTTTTTTGCCGGCACTTCGTCTTTCACAGGTGCTTCCGCAGCACGATCCCATGTTTTTCCATCAAATGGTCCGTGGTCTGTCGAAAATCCTGTGGCGAAAGAAGCTGATCAAAGATCACAATCTCACGGATCGCTCCAGAATAGAAATCCGACTGTTTGATGCGATTGCCTCCGATCGCCAACTGTGCCGCCGGCTTGATCGCAAACGCATGAGAAGCAGTGTCCAACAGTTCACCATTG encodes the following:
- a CDS encoding DUF1559 domain-containing protein — its product is MRHSRRAKTAFTLVELLVVIAIIGVLVGLLLPAVQAAREAARRMSCSNNFKQLGLALHNYHSAYNNLPMQKGGTRGPGLTNKGRQSAFPGLTPFMEQQAVWDQISNPWTDPATGITYPAMGPPHWIDQYQPFNTQIPTLLCPSDPSSVGITPQGKTNYGFSMGDSFWNINNYKNNGSNRGQHRGVFISKRHTRFRDILDGLSNTIAMGEMVKSQGTREVIADVAYRAHGNTAARNNPKTNGWDRFVDPERPLFYDASTNLTYDADSGRTRGNNWVAGDAIFTGVTTVFPPNAPSYQRGANPSGNGGIFTMASRHAGGCHVLVADGAVKFVTASIDTGNLNSRPVGVAGGPAAGTKSPYGLWGALGSRAAKETIDEEF